The genomic segment AACATTTCACTCACCTGAAAAAGCAAACGGCTTTCGCCTGGTTAAAGGATGCGACCGCCTCCTGCCTGACGCAAAAATTGATTGATTTGGACAAAGCCTTTAAAGGTTTTTTTCAAGGTCAAGCCGATTATCCCCGGTTCAAGAAAAAACAGCACCGGCAAGCTGTGCGCTACCAGCTGGACCAGCGCATTGTGGCGTCCAACTATCGGGCCGGGGAGTTTTTGAAGCTGCCCAAGTTGGGCGCCTTGGCGATTAAATGGAGTCAGGTACCGGCCGGCACCCCGAAAATGGTTACGGTGACAAAGACGGCGGCCGGCCGTTATTTTGTTACCTTCATGTGCGAAGTCGAGATCCAACCGTTGGAAAAAACCAATCGGGCGGTGGGGATCGATGTCGGCATTAAGGATGTGGCGGTGACCAGCGACGGGTTTTTCGCCGGCGCGCCGAAGTACAGCTACCGCCATCATCGCAAGCTAAAGCGAGCCCAGCGGACGTTGGCCCGCATGCAAAAAGGCTCTAACCATTGGCGCCGGCAACGGCTCAAGGTGGCGAGACTGCATGAAAAAATCGCCAATAGTCGCCAGGACTTTTTACACAAACTGACCACATGGCTGATTCGGCGCTATGACATTTTGTGCCTGGAGGATCTGAATGTGGCCGGGATGCTGAAAAACCGCCGGCTGGCCCGGGCCATCGCCGATGTC from the Methylomarinum sp. Ch1-1 genome contains:
- a CDS encoding RNA-guided endonuclease TnpB family protein — translated: MWFNDYMIQQKAYKFRFYPTRDQIEQLNREFGHARFVWNHALGLRSKAYRRRGESINYVGLSKHFTHLKKQTAFAWLKDATASCLTQKLIDLDKAFKGFFQGQADYPRFKKKQHRQAVRYQLDQRIVASNYRAGEFLKLPKLGALAIKWSQVPAGTPKMVTVTKTAAGRYFVTFMCEVEIQPLEKTNRAVGIDVGIKDVAVTSDGFFAGAPKYSYRHHRKLKRAQRTLARMQKGSNHWRRQRLKVARLHEKIANSRQDFLHKLTTWLIRRYDILCLEDLNVAGMLKNRRLARAIADVGLHKLKTYLEYKAQWYGREIRIIDRWFPSTKTCSACGKQHAMPLHKRVMKCDCGLEMDRDQNAAINILTAGLAGCGATYPQAA